From Myotis daubentonii chromosome 15, mMyoDau2.1, whole genome shotgun sequence, one genomic window encodes:
- the LOC132216461 gene encoding zinc finger protein 792-like, with product MDPARGPVTFENVAVFFSLEEWGLLDEAQRVLYCDVMLEVCTLVASLGWHRAEDKDAASEQNVAETSQRNTPKAGLSTQEADPWETCGLASEGGSPLTDSLGETEQELPGAPGKGRQLQHRGEELSRRNTDRASCGKSCTARASEEPFTCWEAGRGSPTNSRFYPLTHGERAEAFRPGRKHYECSDCGKGFCQKDRLAQHQRIHSGKRPYKCSECGKSFSYKHTLVRHQRTHTGERPYKCSECGKTFSYKHTLVGHQRVHTGERPYQCSECGKFFSHSCSLSEHQRIHTGSRPYKCCDCGKFFTSSSNLVKHQRVHTGRRPYECSDCGKCFTQSPSLIIHQRIHTGERPYECTECGKVFSQSSTLSKHQRVHTGARSYRCSECGEFFSQSTQLARHRKGHIRDRPQGCSRCG from the exons ATGGACCCCGCGCGG GGCCCCGTGACCTTCGAAAACGTGGCCGTGTTCTTCTCCCTGGAGGAGTGGGGGCTTCTGGATGAGGCTCAGCGGGTGCTGTACTGCGACGTGATGCTGGAGGTCTGCACACTGGTTGCCTCGCTGG GTTGGCATAGGGCAGAGGATAAAGACGCAGCCTCTGAGCAGAATGTTGCTGAAACGTCACAGAGAAACACTCCAAAGGCAGGTCTATCCACGCAGGAGGCCGACCCCTGGGAGACGTGTGGCCTGGCCTCAGAAGGCGGTTCACCCCTGACTGACAGCCTCGGGGAAACTGAGCAGGAACTGCCTGGGGCACCTGGGAAAGGTCGCCAGCTCCAGCACAGAGGAGAGGAACTctccagaaggaacacagacCGGGCCTCCTGCGGGAAGAGCTGCACAGCCCGCGCCTCAGAGGAGCCGTTCAcgtgctgggaggctgggaggggctcCCCCACCAACTCCCGCTTCTACCCACTCACGCACGGCGAGCGTGCGGAGGCCTTTCGCCCGGGACGAAAGCACTATGAGTGCAGTGACTGTGGGAAAGGCTTCTGCCAAAAGGACAGACTTGCTCAGCACCAGAGAATTCACAGTGGAAAGAGGCCGTACAAGTGCAGCGAGTGTGGGAAAAGCTTCAGCTACAAACACACGCTTGTTCGGCACCAGCGGACTCACACGGGAGAGAGGCCGTACAAGTGCAGCGAGTGCGGGAAAACCTTCAGCTACAAACACACGCTTGTTGGGCACCAGCGAGTTCACACGGGAGAGAGGCCGTATCAGTGCAGCGAGTGTGGGAAATTTTTCAGCCATAGCTGCAGCCTTAGTGAGCATCAGAGAATCCACACTGGGTCACGGCCTTATAAATGCTGCGACTGTGGAAAATTCTTTACCTCCAGCTCCAACCTCGTaaaacaccagagagttcacacaggaaGGAGGCCTTACGAGTGCAGTGACTGTGGGAAATGTTTTACCCAGAGTCCCAGCCTTATTATACATCAGAGGATCCACACTGGTGAGAGGCCCTATGAGTGCACCGAGTGTGGCAAGGTGTTTAGCCAAAGTTCCACCCTCAGCaagcaccagagagttcacacaggagccAGGTCTTACAGGTGCAGCGAGTGTGGAGAGTTCTTCAGCCAAAGCACCCAACTGGCCCGGCATCGGAAAGGCCACATCAGAGACAGGCCCCAGGGGTGCAGCAGGTGTGGGTAG
- the LOC132216452 gene encoding zinc finger protein 548-like isoform X2: protein MYPDQGLRICGTDLYQQHLEQPGDHASGRGSVPLAERTFPCSKGGEGFPVGPGLLQHWAPHNRWKPRGGTKCRETMETGRNDHRCSQCGKSFSRKQILVQHQKIHTGVRPHACGKCGMAFLRKFHLVQHHRVHTGERPFECSECGKSFRYKSTLMGHQRVHTESGPSECSKCGKLFKYKANLVKHQSIHNGEWPYECRLCGKFFKYNYRLVRHGRVHTVERPYECGECGKFFRYSSTFVRHQRVHTAERPYGCRECGKFFQYNSTLLKHQRVHTGERPYECSECGKFFRYTSTLLRHRRVHTVERPYECRLCGEFFRYKSKLVKHWQNHTGARPYECSKCGKAFTYHCRLLRHQRVHTGERPYECSECGKFFRYNSSLLKHWRNHTGERPYECSECGKAFSHRHILVEHQKIHTGERPYACSQCQKAFVRKSHLVHHQKIHSQDRPVRGVKVRNSSAPAPASLNRIHAGKELRSAEKTVNLLDTTLNSFPWRRA, encoded by the coding sequence ATGTACCCCGATCAGGGCCTACGCATCTGTGGGACAGATCTCTACCAGCAGCATCTGGAGCAGCCGGGAGACCACGCCTCCGGAAGGGGCAGCGTCCCCCTGGCAGAGAGGACCTTCCCGTGCAGCAAAGGTGGGGAGGGCTTCCCAGTGGGCCCGGGGCTCCTGCAGCACTGGGCTCCTCACAACAGATGGAAGCCGCGGGGGGGCACCAAGTGCAGAGAGACCATGGAAACGGGACGGAATGATCACAGGTGCTCTCAGTGTGGGAAAAGCTTCAGCCGGAAACAGATCCTCGTGCAGCACCAGAAAATCCACACGGGAGTGAGGCCACACGCGTGCGGCAAGTGTGGCATGGCTTTCCTCAGGAAGTTCCACCTCGTGCAGCACCATCGGGTCCACACTGGGGAACGGCCCTTCGAGTGCAGCGAGTGTGGCAAATCCTTCAGGTACAAGTCCACCCTCATGGGCCACCAGAGAGTCCACACCGAGTCAGGCCCGTCTGAGTGCAGCAAATGTGGGAAACTCTTCAAGTACAAAGCCAACCTCGTGAAACATCAGAGCATTCACAATGGAGAATGGCCGTACGAGTGCCGGTTGTGTGGGAAGTTCTTTAAGTACAACTACAGACTCGTCAGACACGGGCGAGTTCACACTGTAGAAAGGCCCTACGAGTGCGGGGAATGCGGGAAGTTTTTCAGGTACAGCTCGACGTTCGTGAGGCACCAGCGGGTCCACACCGCAGAAAGGCCTTACGGTTGCCGGGAATGTGGCAAGTTCTTCCAGTACAACTCCACGCTCCTCAAACATCAGCGAGTCCACACCGGGGAAAGGCCGTACGAGTGCAGCGAATGTGGGAAGTTCTTCCGCTACACGTCCACGCTCCTCAGACATCGGAGAGTTCACACTGTCGAAAGGCCTTACGAGTGCCGCTTATGTGGGGAATTCTTTAGGTACAAGTCCAAGCTCGTTAAACATTGGCAGAATCACACCGGGGCAAGGCCGTACGAGTGCAGcaaatgtgggaaagccttcacgTACCACTGCAGACTCCTcagacatcagagagttcacactggagaaaggccatacgagtgcagtgaatgtgggaaattctTCCGGTACAACTCCAGCCTCCTGAAACACTGGAGAAATCACACTGGAGAGAGGCCCTATGAGTGCAGCgagtgtgggaaagcctttagcCACAGACACATCCTTGTTGAGCATCAAAAAatccacactggagaaaggccctATGCATGCAGCCAATGTCAGAAGGCCTTCGTTCGGAAGTCCCACCTTGTTCATCACCAGAAAATCCATAGCCAGGACAGGCCTGTGAGAGGCGTGAAGGTGAGAAattcttcagctccagctccagcctcaTTAAACAGAATTCACGCCGGCAAGGAGCTCAGGAGTGCAGAGAAGACGGTAAACCTTCTGGATACCACGCTCAACTCATTCCCCTGGAGAAGGGCCTAA
- the LOC132216452 gene encoding zinc finger protein 548-like isoform X1 → MLTDPAQGRVVFEDVAVRFSREEWGLLDEAQRRLYHNVMLENVALLCSVGSWHGARGEEAPLEQGDSVGESQVRTPRPDPSTQKARPCETKGILQLAERDRMYPDQGLRICGTDLYQQHLEQPGDHASGRGSVPLAERTFPCSKGGEGFPVGPGLLQHWAPHNRWKPRGGTKCRETMETGRNDHRCSQCGKSFSRKQILVQHQKIHTGVRPHACGKCGMAFLRKFHLVQHHRVHTGERPFECSECGKSFRYKSTLMGHQRVHTESGPSECSKCGKLFKYKANLVKHQSIHNGEWPYECRLCGKFFKYNYRLVRHGRVHTVERPYECGECGKFFRYSSTFVRHQRVHTAERPYGCRECGKFFQYNSTLLKHQRVHTGERPYECSECGKFFRYTSTLLRHRRVHTVERPYECRLCGEFFRYKSKLVKHWQNHTGARPYECSKCGKAFTYHCRLLRHQRVHTGERPYECSECGKFFRYNSSLLKHWRNHTGERPYECSECGKAFSHRHILVEHQKIHTGERPYACSQCQKAFVRKSHLVHHQKIHSQDRPVRGVKVRNSSAPAPASLNRIHAGKELRSAEKTVNLLDTTLNSFPWRRA, encoded by the exons ATGCTCACGGACCCTGCACAG GGCCGTGTGGTCTTTGAGGACGTGGCCGTCCGcttctcccgggaggagtgggggctcctgGATGAGGCCCAGCGACGCCTGTACCACAACGTGATGCTGGAGAACGTGGCCCTTCTGTGCTCTGTGG GGAGTTGGCATGGCGCCCGGGGTGAGGAGGCACCTTTGGAGCAAGGAGATTCTGTGGGAGAATCACAGGTCAGGACTCCAAGGCCAGACCCGTCCACCCAGAAGGCCCGGCCCTGCGAGACGAAAGGCATTTTGCAACTGGCTGAGCGTGATAGAATGTACCCCGATCAGGGCCTACGCATCTGTGGGACAGATCTCTACCAGCAGCATCTGGAGCAGCCGGGAGACCACGCCTCCGGAAGGGGCAGCGTCCCCCTGGCAGAGAGGACCTTCCCGTGCAGCAAAGGTGGGGAGGGCTTCCCAGTGGGCCCGGGGCTCCTGCAGCACTGGGCTCCTCACAACAGATGGAAGCCGCGGGGGGGCACCAAGTGCAGAGAGACCATGGAAACGGGACGGAATGATCACAGGTGCTCTCAGTGTGGGAAAAGCTTCAGCCGGAAACAGATCCTCGTGCAGCACCAGAAAATCCACACGGGAGTGAGGCCACACGCGTGCGGCAAGTGTGGCATGGCTTTCCTCAGGAAGTTCCACCTCGTGCAGCACCATCGGGTCCACACTGGGGAACGGCCCTTCGAGTGCAGCGAGTGTGGCAAATCCTTCAGGTACAAGTCCACCCTCATGGGCCACCAGAGAGTCCACACCGAGTCAGGCCCGTCTGAGTGCAGCAAATGTGGGAAACTCTTCAAGTACAAAGCCAACCTCGTGAAACATCAGAGCATTCACAATGGAGAATGGCCGTACGAGTGCCGGTTGTGTGGGAAGTTCTTTAAGTACAACTACAGACTCGTCAGACACGGGCGAGTTCACACTGTAGAAAGGCCCTACGAGTGCGGGGAATGCGGGAAGTTTTTCAGGTACAGCTCGACGTTCGTGAGGCACCAGCGGGTCCACACCGCAGAAAGGCCTTACGGTTGCCGGGAATGTGGCAAGTTCTTCCAGTACAACTCCACGCTCCTCAAACATCAGCGAGTCCACACCGGGGAAAGGCCGTACGAGTGCAGCGAATGTGGGAAGTTCTTCCGCTACACGTCCACGCTCCTCAGACATCGGAGAGTTCACACTGTCGAAAGGCCTTACGAGTGCCGCTTATGTGGGGAATTCTTTAGGTACAAGTCCAAGCTCGTTAAACATTGGCAGAATCACACCGGGGCAAGGCCGTACGAGTGCAGcaaatgtgggaaagccttcacgTACCACTGCAGACTCCTcagacatcagagagttcacactggagaaaggccatacgagtgcagtgaatgtgggaaattctTCCGGTACAACTCCAGCCTCCTGAAACACTGGAGAAATCACACTGGAGAGAGGCCCTATGAGTGCAGCgagtgtgggaaagcctttagcCACAGACACATCCTTGTTGAGCATCAAAAAatccacactggagaaaggccctATGCATGCAGCCAATGTCAGAAGGCCTTCGTTCGGAAGTCCCACCTTGTTCATCACCAGAAAATCCATAGCCAGGACAGGCCTGTGAGAGGCGTGAAGGTGAGAAattcttcagctccagctccagcctcaTTAAACAGAATTCACGCCGGCAAGGAGCTCAGGAGTGCAGAGAAGACGGTAAACCTTCTGGATACCACGCTCAACTCATTCCCCTGGAGAAGGGCCTAA